The following coding sequences lie in one Takifugu flavidus isolate HTHZ2018 chromosome 4, ASM371156v2, whole genome shotgun sequence genomic window:
- the LOC130524485 gene encoding zinc finger E-box-binding homeobox 2-like isoform X5 — MGEVDAAQASSLGSEGEDEAGLWSLELQDCPESLDKTSLTPSEGTEEPSSPTRSMQPLSPGHRSYWGQAEPEASEDSATPSATDREGDQEPARMYCKSSDSQNALEDLAHYEFLAHLRKAATSVSHLDHLNHNGTAGYHPGSTADDLPPAIWSPGAQHHSPEETDGVTNKQACPFCHRTYLPGAAFRDHIKYCQSAIALDQSMETRKFKCLQCGKAFKYKHHLKEHLRIHSGEKPYECSNCKKRFSHSGSYSSHLSSKKCLTGGGNTGGASSVFNGHSQSSYQHFFPKSPSAVNQRNNIDNNPVMDSENNNNGRPLVRVLDGPVKLSPQDPHRHSLGIPKASDLAHIWDPLAQLSMHAGIKGTTLLPYVMLQEMLHREVKRDEKLERDGGAMEERKTIYNGRGLDKSRVSPDRRGAVTSGETGVMCRWCSQLFPNAVVLLQHERYLCKMNRQAAEVPDHPALLLSRADVRMENRKPPEVTHSLPGSNSPLKKLGWPSPQPRQANQSHQDKGSPDQRINCSEQPSPGRRRRVPSSEQGSPQTGSPWSQNEPLDLSLPKQHSDQEEKSQIGNGNSGLEERRELKRPSPTTLLPVHNHSVYSGAGAPVFPGSIYNGFPLFSQSGLGLSSHDGITAMPFSPSAHGRGFLPPMAYLMESEAEAAYSRIHQDRQAFMGEVLSRGAVDYLSLMDEGLDGDGGPGRKRLKKTDEGLYACDICEKTFQKSSSLLRHKYEHTGKRPHECKICNKAFKHKHHLIEHSRLHSGEKPYQCDKCGKRFSHSGSYSQHMNHRYAYCSKDLDPEQEHEELPFSTGPGGLLRNPLTDTIPHSSEDTHTLNSFLSDSSLDGATEALKEEEEGEYKEGGVSDGQVEEALGPVKELGGRHVREPPSGGNQSVNERNSYNEGQCVDDEKRDFSDRETEEQLGEVDKSKMSLGPSDLTRNKMYR; from the exons ATGGGAGAAG TTGACGCTGCTCAAGCAAGCTCACTGGGATCTGAGGGGGAGGATGAGGCTGGTCTGTGGAGCCTGGAGCTCCAGGATTGCCCGGAGAGCCTGGACAAGACGAGCTTGACACCCAGTGAGGGTACAGAGGAGCCCAGCAGCCCCACACGCTCCATGCAGCCGCTCAGCCCAGGCCACAGGAGCTACTGGGGACAGGCAGAACCAGAGGCATCGGAGGACTCCGCCACCCCATCTGCCACCGACAGGGAAGGAGACCAGGAACCAGCGAGGATGTACT GTAAGAGCTCAGATTCCCAGAACGCCTTGGAGGACCTGGCCCACTATGAATTTCTGGCCCATCTAAGAAAGGCAGCTACCTCAGTCAGCCACTTGGACCATCTCAACCACAACGGTACAGCCGGGTACCACCCGGGGAGTACCGCCGATGACCTGCCACCAGCTATCTGGTCACCAGGAGCTCAGCATCACTCACCAGAAGAAACAG ATGGGGTCACAAACAAACAGGCCTGTCCGTTCTGCCACAGGACGTACCTGCCGGGGGCCGCGTTCAGGGACCACATCAAGTACTGTCAG AGTGCCATTGCCTTGGATCAATCCATGGAGACCAGGAAGTTCAAATGTCTGCAGTGTGGGAAGGCCTTCAAGTACAAACACCACCTCAAAGAGCATCTCCGTATCCACAGCG GTGAGAAACCGTACGAGTGCTCCAACTGCAAGAAACGGTTCTCCCACTCCGGCTCCTACAGCTCACACCTGAGCAGCAAGAAGTGCCTGACTGGCGGAGGGAACACAGGAGGGGCCAGCAGTGTGTTTAACGGACACAGTCAAAGCTCCTACCAACACTTCTTTCCAAAATCTCCCTCTGCAGTCAACCAAAGAAACAATATCGACAACAATCCAGTCATGGATTCAGAGAACAATAACAATGGCAGGCCTTTGGTTCGAGTACTTGATGGACCTGTGAAGCTTTCACCCCAGGACCCCCACCGCCACTCGTTAGGCATCCCTAAGGCTTCAGATTTGGCACACATTTGGGACCCCTTGGCACAGCTCTCTATGCATGCTGGAATAAAAGGCACTACCTTGCTGCCTTATGTGATGCTGCAAGAGATGCTTCACAGAGAGGTGAAGAGAGATGAGAAGCTTGAGCGGGATGGAGGCGCAATGGAAGAAAGAAAGACCATTTACAATGGAAGGGGGCTGGACAAGAGCCGGGTGTCACCTGACAGAAGAGGTGCGGTGACCTCAGGAGAGACGGGGGTGATGTGCCGCTGGTGTTCGCAGCTCTTCCCAAATGCCGTTGTGCTCCTCCAGCACGAGCGCTACCTCTGTAAAATGAACCGGCAGGCTGCAGAGGTGCCCGATCATCCAGCTTTACTGCTCTCCAGAGCAGATGTCAGAATGGAGAACAGAAAGCCACCTGAAGTGACCCACAGCCTTCCTGGAAGCAACTCACCATTAAAGAAGCTCGGCTGGCCATCTCCCCAGCCACGACAAGCTAACCAGTCACACCAAGACAAGGGAAGCCCGGATCAACGAATCAACTGTTCGGAGCAGCCGTCACctggaagaagaaggagagttCCCTCTTCAGAACAGGGGTCCCCTCAGACCGGCAGCCCTTGGTCACAGAACGAACCTCTGGACCTCTCTCTGCCCAAACAACACTCAGACCAAGAGGAGAAAAGCCAAATTGGGAATGGCAACTCAGGTCTcgaagagagaagagagctcAAGAGGCCAAGTCCCACAACGCTCCTGCCCGTCCACAACCACTCGGTCTACAGCGGGGCTGGCGCTCCAGTCTTTCCAGGTTCTATATACAACGGATTTCCACTCTTCAGCCAGTCGGGTTTGGGACTTTCTAGTCACGATGGAATCACAGCCATGCCGTTCAGTCCATCAGCTCATGGACGGGGCTTTCTACCTCCCATGGCTTACCTGATGGAGTCAGAGGCAGAGGCAGCATACAGCAGGATCCATCAGGATAGGCAAGCGTTCATG GGTGAGGTGTTGAGCCGAGGAGCCGTGGACTACCTGTCTCTAATGGACGAAGGGCTAGATGGAGACGGAGGTCCAGGAAGGAAGCGGCTGAAGAAAACAGACGAGGGGCTTTACGCTTGCGACATATGTGAAAAAACCTTTCAgaaaagcagctctctgctccgACACAAATACGAGCACACAG GCAAGCGCCCCCACGAGTGCAAGATCTGCAACAAGGCCTTTAAACATAAGCACCATCTGATCGAGCACAGCCGGCTGCACTCTGGGGAGAAGCCTTACCAATGTGACAAGTGTGGCAAACGATTCTCCCACTCCGGCTCCTACTCCCAGCACATGAACCACCGCTACGCCTACTGCAGCAAGGACCTGGACCCAGAGCAGGAGCACGAGGAGTTGCCCTTCAGCACAGGCCCAGGAGGCCTCCTGAGGAACCCCCTCACCGACACCATCCCTCATTCCTCGGAGGACACGCACACCCTAAACTCCTTCCTCAGTGATTCCAGCCTGGACGGAGCTACCGAAgcactgaaggaggaggaggaaggggaatataaggagggaggggtcagcgatGGTCAAGTGGAGGAGGCACTGGGTCCAGTAAAGGAACTGGGAGGACGGCATGTCCGAGAGCCCCCGTCAGGAGGAAACCAATCAGTAAATGAGAGAAACAGTTACAACGAAGGACAGTGCGTGGACGATGAAAAGAGAGATTTCTCAGACCGAGAGACTGAGGAGCAACTAGGAGAAGTGGACAAAAGTAAAATGAGTCTGGGTCCAAGCGATTTaaccagaaataaaatgtacagATGA
- the LOC130524485 gene encoding zinc finger E-box-binding homeobox 2-like isoform X4, which translates to MRRRKASCCFGVDAAQASSLGSEGEDEAGLWSLELQDCPESLDKTSLTPSEGTEEPSSPTRSMQPLSPGHRSYWGQAEPEASEDSATPSATDREGDQEPARMYCKSSDSQNALEDLAHYEFLAHLRKAATSVSHLDHLNHNGTAGYHPGSTADDLPPAIWSPGAQHHSPEETDGVTNKQACPFCHRTYLPGAAFRDHIKYCQSAIALDQSMETRKFKCLQCGKAFKYKHHLKEHLRIHSGEKPYECSNCKKRFSHSGSYSSHLSSKKCLTGGGNTGGASSVFNGHSQSSYQHFFPKSPSAVNQRNNIDNNPVMDSENNNNGRPLVRVLDGPVKLSPQDPHRHSLGIPKASDLAHIWDPLAQLSMHAGIKGTTLLPYVMLQEMLHREVKRDEKLERDGGAMEERKTIYNGRGLDKSRVSPDRRGAVTSGETGVMCRWCSQLFPNAVVLLQHERYLCKMNRQAAEVPDHPALLLSRADVRMENRKPPEVTHSLPGSNSPLKKLGWPSPQPRQANQSHQDKGSPDQRINCSEQPSPGRRRRVPSSEQGSPQTGSPWSQNEPLDLSLPKQHSDQEEKSQIGNGNSGLEERRELKRPSPTTLLPVHNHSVYSGAGAPVFPGSIYNGFPLFSQSGLGLSSHDGITAMPFSPSAHGRGFLPPMAYLMESEAEAAYSRIHQDRQAFMGEVLSRGAVDYLSLMDEGLDGDGGPGRKRLKKTDEGLYACDICEKTFQKSSSLLRHKYEHTGKRPHECKICNKAFKHKHHLIEHSRLHSGEKPYQCDKCGKRFSHSGSYSQHMNHRYAYCSKDLDPEQEHEELPFSTGPGGLLRNPLTDTIPHSSEDTHTLNSFLSDSSLDGATEALKEEEEGEYKEGGVSDGQVEEALGPVKELGGRHVREPPSGGNQSVNERNSYNEGQCVDDEKRDFSDRETEEQLGEVDKSKMSLGPSDLTRNKMYR; encoded by the exons ATGCGAAGAAGGAAGGCATCATGCTGCTTTGGAG TTGACGCTGCTCAAGCAAGCTCACTGGGATCTGAGGGGGAGGATGAGGCTGGTCTGTGGAGCCTGGAGCTCCAGGATTGCCCGGAGAGCCTGGACAAGACGAGCTTGACACCCAGTGAGGGTACAGAGGAGCCCAGCAGCCCCACACGCTCCATGCAGCCGCTCAGCCCAGGCCACAGGAGCTACTGGGGACAGGCAGAACCAGAGGCATCGGAGGACTCCGCCACCCCATCTGCCACCGACAGGGAAGGAGACCAGGAACCAGCGAGGATGTACT GTAAGAGCTCAGATTCCCAGAACGCCTTGGAGGACCTGGCCCACTATGAATTTCTGGCCCATCTAAGAAAGGCAGCTACCTCAGTCAGCCACTTGGACCATCTCAACCACAACGGTACAGCCGGGTACCACCCGGGGAGTACCGCCGATGACCTGCCACCAGCTATCTGGTCACCAGGAGCTCAGCATCACTCACCAGAAGAAACAG ATGGGGTCACAAACAAACAGGCCTGTCCGTTCTGCCACAGGACGTACCTGCCGGGGGCCGCGTTCAGGGACCACATCAAGTACTGTCAG AGTGCCATTGCCTTGGATCAATCCATGGAGACCAGGAAGTTCAAATGTCTGCAGTGTGGGAAGGCCTTCAAGTACAAACACCACCTCAAAGAGCATCTCCGTATCCACAGCG GTGAGAAACCGTACGAGTGCTCCAACTGCAAGAAACGGTTCTCCCACTCCGGCTCCTACAGCTCACACCTGAGCAGCAAGAAGTGCCTGACTGGCGGAGGGAACACAGGAGGGGCCAGCAGTGTGTTTAACGGACACAGTCAAAGCTCCTACCAACACTTCTTTCCAAAATCTCCCTCTGCAGTCAACCAAAGAAACAATATCGACAACAATCCAGTCATGGATTCAGAGAACAATAACAATGGCAGGCCTTTGGTTCGAGTACTTGATGGACCTGTGAAGCTTTCACCCCAGGACCCCCACCGCCACTCGTTAGGCATCCCTAAGGCTTCAGATTTGGCACACATTTGGGACCCCTTGGCACAGCTCTCTATGCATGCTGGAATAAAAGGCACTACCTTGCTGCCTTATGTGATGCTGCAAGAGATGCTTCACAGAGAGGTGAAGAGAGATGAGAAGCTTGAGCGGGATGGAGGCGCAATGGAAGAAAGAAAGACCATTTACAATGGAAGGGGGCTGGACAAGAGCCGGGTGTCACCTGACAGAAGAGGTGCGGTGACCTCAGGAGAGACGGGGGTGATGTGCCGCTGGTGTTCGCAGCTCTTCCCAAATGCCGTTGTGCTCCTCCAGCACGAGCGCTACCTCTGTAAAATGAACCGGCAGGCTGCAGAGGTGCCCGATCATCCAGCTTTACTGCTCTCCAGAGCAGATGTCAGAATGGAGAACAGAAAGCCACCTGAAGTGACCCACAGCCTTCCTGGAAGCAACTCACCATTAAAGAAGCTCGGCTGGCCATCTCCCCAGCCACGACAAGCTAACCAGTCACACCAAGACAAGGGAAGCCCGGATCAACGAATCAACTGTTCGGAGCAGCCGTCACctggaagaagaaggagagttCCCTCTTCAGAACAGGGGTCCCCTCAGACCGGCAGCCCTTGGTCACAGAACGAACCTCTGGACCTCTCTCTGCCCAAACAACACTCAGACCAAGAGGAGAAAAGCCAAATTGGGAATGGCAACTCAGGTCTcgaagagagaagagagctcAAGAGGCCAAGTCCCACAACGCTCCTGCCCGTCCACAACCACTCGGTCTACAGCGGGGCTGGCGCTCCAGTCTTTCCAGGTTCTATATACAACGGATTTCCACTCTTCAGCCAGTCGGGTTTGGGACTTTCTAGTCACGATGGAATCACAGCCATGCCGTTCAGTCCATCAGCTCATGGACGGGGCTTTCTACCTCCCATGGCTTACCTGATGGAGTCAGAGGCAGAGGCAGCATACAGCAGGATCCATCAGGATAGGCAAGCGTTCATG GGTGAGGTGTTGAGCCGAGGAGCCGTGGACTACCTGTCTCTAATGGACGAAGGGCTAGATGGAGACGGAGGTCCAGGAAGGAAGCGGCTGAAGAAAACAGACGAGGGGCTTTACGCTTGCGACATATGTGAAAAAACCTTTCAgaaaagcagctctctgctccgACACAAATACGAGCACACAG GCAAGCGCCCCCACGAGTGCAAGATCTGCAACAAGGCCTTTAAACATAAGCACCATCTGATCGAGCACAGCCGGCTGCACTCTGGGGAGAAGCCTTACCAATGTGACAAGTGTGGCAAACGATTCTCCCACTCCGGCTCCTACTCCCAGCACATGAACCACCGCTACGCCTACTGCAGCAAGGACCTGGACCCAGAGCAGGAGCACGAGGAGTTGCCCTTCAGCACAGGCCCAGGAGGCCTCCTGAGGAACCCCCTCACCGACACCATCCCTCATTCCTCGGAGGACACGCACACCCTAAACTCCTTCCTCAGTGATTCCAGCCTGGACGGAGCTACCGAAgcactgaaggaggaggaggaaggggaatataaggagggaggggtcagcgatGGTCAAGTGGAGGAGGCACTGGGTCCAGTAAAGGAACTGGGAGGACGGCATGTCCGAGAGCCCCCGTCAGGAGGAAACCAATCAGTAAATGAGAGAAACAGTTACAACGAAGGACAGTGCGTGGACGATGAAAAGAGAGATTTCTCAGACCGAGAGACTGAGGAGCAACTAGGAGAAGTGGACAAAAGTAAAATGAGTCTGGGTCCAAGCGATTTaaccagaaataaaatgtacagATGA
- the LOC130524485 gene encoding zinc finger protein 1-like isoform X1, translated as MEHYSPLKSSIILDHHKTSYQRKEQNIRANTFDAAQASSLGSEGEDEAGLWSLELQDCPESLDKTSLTPSEGTEEPSSPTRSMQPLSPGHRSYWGQAEPEASEDSATPSATDREGDQEPARMYCKSSDSQNALEDLAHYEFLAHLRKAATSVSHLDHLNHNGTAGYHPGSTADDLPPAIWSPGAQHHSPEETDGVTNKQACPFCHRTYLPGAAFRDHIKYCQSAIALDQSMETRKFKCLQCGKAFKYKHHLKEHLRIHSGEKPYECSNCKKRFSHSGSYSSHLSSKKCLTGGGNTGGASSVFNGHSQSSYQHFFPKSPSAVNQRNNIDNNPVMDSENNNNGRPLVRVLDGPVKLSPQDPHRHSLGIPKASDLAHIWDPLAQLSMHAGIKGTTLLPYVMLQEMLHREVKRDEKLERDGGAMEERKTIYNGRGLDKSRVSPDRRGAVTSGETGVMCRWCSQLFPNAVVLLQHERYLCKMNRQAAEVPDHPALLLSRADVRMENRKPPEVTHSLPGSNSPLKKLGWPSPQPRQANQSHQDKGSPDQRINCSEQPSPGRRRRVPSSEQGSPQTGSPWSQNEPLDLSLPKQHSDQEEKSQIGNGNSGLEERRELKRPSPTTLLPVHNHSVYSGAGAPVFPGSIYNGFPLFSQSGLGLSSHDGITAMPFSPSAHGRGFLPPMAYLMESEAEAAYSRIHQDRQAFMGEVLSRGAVDYLSLMDEGLDGDGGPGRKRLKKTDEGLYACDICEKTFQKSSSLLRHKYEHTGKRPHECKICNKAFKHKHHLIEHSRLHSGEKPYQCDKCGKRFSHSGSYSQHMNHRYAYCSKDLDPEQEHEELPFSTGPGGLLRNPLTDTIPHSSEDTHTLNSFLSDSSLDGATEALKEEEEGEYKEGGVSDGQVEEALGPVKELGGRHVREPPSGGNQSVNERNSYNEGQCVDDEKRDFSDRETEEQLGEVDKSKMSLGPSDLTRNKMYR; from the exons ATGGAACATTATTCCCCCTTAAAGAGCTCAATTATTCTGGATCATCATAAAACAAGCtatcaaagaaaagaacaaaacatcAGGGCAAATacat TTGACGCTGCTCAAGCAAGCTCACTGGGATCTGAGGGGGAGGATGAGGCTGGTCTGTGGAGCCTGGAGCTCCAGGATTGCCCGGAGAGCCTGGACAAGACGAGCTTGACACCCAGTGAGGGTACAGAGGAGCCCAGCAGCCCCACACGCTCCATGCAGCCGCTCAGCCCAGGCCACAGGAGCTACTGGGGACAGGCAGAACCAGAGGCATCGGAGGACTCCGCCACCCCATCTGCCACCGACAGGGAAGGAGACCAGGAACCAGCGAGGATGTACT GTAAGAGCTCAGATTCCCAGAACGCCTTGGAGGACCTGGCCCACTATGAATTTCTGGCCCATCTAAGAAAGGCAGCTACCTCAGTCAGCCACTTGGACCATCTCAACCACAACGGTACAGCCGGGTACCACCCGGGGAGTACCGCCGATGACCTGCCACCAGCTATCTGGTCACCAGGAGCTCAGCATCACTCACCAGAAGAAACAG ATGGGGTCACAAACAAACAGGCCTGTCCGTTCTGCCACAGGACGTACCTGCCGGGGGCCGCGTTCAGGGACCACATCAAGTACTGTCAG AGTGCCATTGCCTTGGATCAATCCATGGAGACCAGGAAGTTCAAATGTCTGCAGTGTGGGAAGGCCTTCAAGTACAAACACCACCTCAAAGAGCATCTCCGTATCCACAGCG GTGAGAAACCGTACGAGTGCTCCAACTGCAAGAAACGGTTCTCCCACTCCGGCTCCTACAGCTCACACCTGAGCAGCAAGAAGTGCCTGACTGGCGGAGGGAACACAGGAGGGGCCAGCAGTGTGTTTAACGGACACAGTCAAAGCTCCTACCAACACTTCTTTCCAAAATCTCCCTCTGCAGTCAACCAAAGAAACAATATCGACAACAATCCAGTCATGGATTCAGAGAACAATAACAATGGCAGGCCTTTGGTTCGAGTACTTGATGGACCTGTGAAGCTTTCACCCCAGGACCCCCACCGCCACTCGTTAGGCATCCCTAAGGCTTCAGATTTGGCACACATTTGGGACCCCTTGGCACAGCTCTCTATGCATGCTGGAATAAAAGGCACTACCTTGCTGCCTTATGTGATGCTGCAAGAGATGCTTCACAGAGAGGTGAAGAGAGATGAGAAGCTTGAGCGGGATGGAGGCGCAATGGAAGAAAGAAAGACCATTTACAATGGAAGGGGGCTGGACAAGAGCCGGGTGTCACCTGACAGAAGAGGTGCGGTGACCTCAGGAGAGACGGGGGTGATGTGCCGCTGGTGTTCGCAGCTCTTCCCAAATGCCGTTGTGCTCCTCCAGCACGAGCGCTACCTCTGTAAAATGAACCGGCAGGCTGCAGAGGTGCCCGATCATCCAGCTTTACTGCTCTCCAGAGCAGATGTCAGAATGGAGAACAGAAAGCCACCTGAAGTGACCCACAGCCTTCCTGGAAGCAACTCACCATTAAAGAAGCTCGGCTGGCCATCTCCCCAGCCACGACAAGCTAACCAGTCACACCAAGACAAGGGAAGCCCGGATCAACGAATCAACTGTTCGGAGCAGCCGTCACctggaagaagaaggagagttCCCTCTTCAGAACAGGGGTCCCCTCAGACCGGCAGCCCTTGGTCACAGAACGAACCTCTGGACCTCTCTCTGCCCAAACAACACTCAGACCAAGAGGAGAAAAGCCAAATTGGGAATGGCAACTCAGGTCTcgaagagagaagagagctcAAGAGGCCAAGTCCCACAACGCTCCTGCCCGTCCACAACCACTCGGTCTACAGCGGGGCTGGCGCTCCAGTCTTTCCAGGTTCTATATACAACGGATTTCCACTCTTCAGCCAGTCGGGTTTGGGACTTTCTAGTCACGATGGAATCACAGCCATGCCGTTCAGTCCATCAGCTCATGGACGGGGCTTTCTACCTCCCATGGCTTACCTGATGGAGTCAGAGGCAGAGGCAGCATACAGCAGGATCCATCAGGATAGGCAAGCGTTCATG GGTGAGGTGTTGAGCCGAGGAGCCGTGGACTACCTGTCTCTAATGGACGAAGGGCTAGATGGAGACGGAGGTCCAGGAAGGAAGCGGCTGAAGAAAACAGACGAGGGGCTTTACGCTTGCGACATATGTGAAAAAACCTTTCAgaaaagcagctctctgctccgACACAAATACGAGCACACAG GCAAGCGCCCCCACGAGTGCAAGATCTGCAACAAGGCCTTTAAACATAAGCACCATCTGATCGAGCACAGCCGGCTGCACTCTGGGGAGAAGCCTTACCAATGTGACAAGTGTGGCAAACGATTCTCCCACTCCGGCTCCTACTCCCAGCACATGAACCACCGCTACGCCTACTGCAGCAAGGACCTGGACCCAGAGCAGGAGCACGAGGAGTTGCCCTTCAGCACAGGCCCAGGAGGCCTCCTGAGGAACCCCCTCACCGACACCATCCCTCATTCCTCGGAGGACACGCACACCCTAAACTCCTTCCTCAGTGATTCCAGCCTGGACGGAGCTACCGAAgcactgaaggaggaggaggaaggggaatataaggagggaggggtcagcgatGGTCAAGTGGAGGAGGCACTGGGTCCAGTAAAGGAACTGGGAGGACGGCATGTCCGAGAGCCCCCGTCAGGAGGAAACCAATCAGTAAATGAGAGAAACAGTTACAACGAAGGACAGTGCGTGGACGATGAAAAGAGAGATTTCTCAGACCGAGAGACTGAGGAGCAACTAGGAGAAGTGGACAAAAGTAAAATGAGTCTGGGTCCAAGCGATTTaaccagaaataaaatgtacagATGA